A window of Ptychodera flava strain L36383 chromosome 1, AS_Pfla_20210202, whole genome shotgun sequence contains these coding sequences:
- the LOC139144843 gene encoding uncharacterized protein translates to MAFQKGSIWVRLSSCLLFKRDLSRAYRQIPVDPNDYRYLGYTWRGLLFLDLALPFGLRTAALACQRTTNAINYIYNQRGYECVNYIDDFGGAETQERADDAFLALGNLLSELGVNESVEKAVPPTTSLVFLGILINTLTMSLEVTPDRLHDIEVELGQWGNKRRATRKEIQSLIGKLSFAAKCVKPGRALLNRMLDLLRSLKRSSHHAYLNREFHADVLWWARFMRVYNGVTMINQAHWSRPDDIFSSDACLTGCGGCTSAHYFHAEFPSSILNLDLHINALELLAVTVATKLWGNEWGGKRIQVYCDNEATVTVINTGRTRDRFMACCLRELYFIAATCCFEIRAVHLAGSCNRVADGFIRCTWAQNIVKSANQQ, encoded by the coding sequence ATGGCATTCCAAAAGGGGAGTATTTGGGTGAGGCTGTCGAGCTGTCTCCTATTTAAGAGAGATTTGAGCAGGGCTTATCGACAAATTCCCGTTGACCCCAACGACTACAGGTACTTGGGATACACTTGGCGGGGTCTTCTTTTCCTCGATTTGGCTCTCCCCTTCGGCTTACGCACAGCAGCCCTAGCCTGTCAGCGCACAACCAATGCCATCAATTATATATACAATCAGCGTGGTTATGAATGTGTTAATTACATTGACGACTTTGGGGGCGCAGAAACCCAAGAAAGAGCAGATGACGCCTTTCTTGCCCTCGGTAATTTACTATCCGAATTGGGTGTAAACGAGTCTGTCGAAAAGGCAGTTCCCCCTACCACCAGCCTGGTTTTTTTAGGCATACTGATAAATACTTTGACCATGTCTCTAGAAGTCACACCAGATCGCCTACATGATATAGAAGTAGAGTTAGGCCAATGGGGAAACAAGAGGAGAGCAACCAGAAAGGAAATTCAGTCACTCATCGGTAAACTGTCATTTGCTGCAAAATGTGTCAAACCTGGTCGTGCTCTTCTCAACCGGATGTTAGATTTACTGAGATCACTCAAACGTTCCTCACACCATGCATACCTAAACCGTGAATTCCATGCAGATGTGCTGTGGTGGGCCCGTTTTATGAGGGTATATAATGGGGTCACTATGATCAACCAAGCACATTGGAGTCGCCCTGATGATATTTTCTCGTCCGATGCCTGCCTAACAGGTTGTGGCGGCTGCACAAGTGCTCACTATTTCCATGCAGAATTCCCCAGTAGCATCTTGAATCTCGATCTACATATTAATGCCCTGGAATTGCTCGCTGTTACAGTGGCCACTAAGTTGTGGGGTAATGAATGGGGCGGCAAAAGAATTCAAGTGTATTGCGACAACGAGGCCACGGTTACAGTGATCAACACAGGGCGAACCAGGGACAGATTCATGGCATGCTGTCTCAGAGAGTTGTATTTCATTGCTGCCACCTGTTGCTTTGAGATAAGGGCAGTCCACCTCGCCGGCTCTTGCAATAGAGTTGCAGACGGTTTCATTAGATGCACTTGGGCTCAAAATATCGTCAAGAGTGCCAACCAGCAATAG